One part of the Truepera radiovictrix DSM 17093 genome encodes these proteins:
- a CDS encoding ISAs1 family transposase, with protein sequence MTPLHQRIELPLVNLILSGAALAVLAAEAPAALRAPVVLAFVLFGLGLSALQFLSFGELVADLSFVLAAGLALVTALTAAMLYLVAWSPQTALLTLALLCMALALTRLGWHLKPRWQRRGRSGQVASRLEAPPRQTLQGGTPLGGGAGRVAEQGALRDLLEGHVLAEMVCLATLAVLCGANSYTQIHQYGLAQEAWLRSFLTLPSGVPSPEAFARLFAVLRPDAWRRQLLAWTRALVSSAPEAPGSASVADRDAPAPEGLGAVRVALGQNGLVLAQRPGDERAHVAAIQELATLIELGGAVVTTGAHQGRDVAWTLREHRAHYVLALQEHPGLLASVRDVFGYADKLTWKLEHSYLETSKREGEREARRECWVVPPPEWLPEREAWRDLASLVKLRLSHTVGDDTLTRTRYFLSSLPLEAERALHATRSCAEGGCGWHWVLEVPFEEDQRPARRQSAQASWRALRQLVAELLNRDETLGGGDLRAKRLRAGWDRAYLFKLLC encoded by the coding sequence GTGACGCCTCTGCACCAGCGGATCGAGCTGCCACTTGTCAACCTCATCCTGAGCGGCGCAGCGCTCGCGGTCCTCGCCGCCGAGGCGCCCGCGGCGCTGCGCGCGCCCGTCGTGCTCGCCTTTGTCTTGTTCGGCCTCGGGCTCTCAGCGCTGCAGTTTCTCAGCTTCGGGGAGCTCGTCGCCGACCTGAGTTTCGTGCTCGCGGCGGGGCTCGCGCTGGTGACGGCGCTGACGGCTGCTATGCTCTACCTCGTGGCGTGGTCGCCGCAGACCGCCCTGCTGACGCTCGCGCTCCTCTGCATGGCGCTGGCGCTCACCCGCTTGGGGTGGCACCTCAAACCCCGCTGGCAGCGCCGCGGGCGCAGCGGCCAGGTCGCGAGCCGCCTCGAGGCGCCGCCCCGCCAGACGCTCCAGGGGGGCACGCCGCTCGGGGGGGGTGCCGGGCGCGTGGCTGAGCAGGGCGCGCTGCGGGACCTGCTCGAGGGGCATGTGCTCGCCGAGATGGTGTGCCTCGCGACCTTGGCGGTGCTGTGCGGGGCCAACAGCTACACGCAGATCCACCAGTACGGCCTAGCGCAAGAGGCGTGGCTGCGGAGCTTTCTGACGCTGCCGTCGGGGGTGCCGTCCCCGGAGGCCTTCGCGCGGCTTTTCGCGGTGCTGCGCCCCGACGCGTGGCGGCGGCAGCTGCTGGCGTGGACGCGGGCGCTCGTGTCGAGCGCGCCCGAAGCGCCGGGTAGCGCGTCGGTGGCTGACAGGGACGCCCCCGCCCCCGAGGGGCTCGGTGCGGTGCGCGTTGCTTTGGGCCAGAACGGGCTCGTCCTGGCGCAGCGCCCGGGCGACGAACGCGCTCACGTCGCGGCGATCCAGGAGCTTGCGACCCTCATCGAGCTTGGGGGCGCCGTCGTGACGACGGGCGCGCACCAGGGGCGAGACGTCGCCTGGACGCTGCGCGAGCACCGCGCCCACTACGTGCTAGCGCTCCAGGAGCACCCCGGGCTGCTCGCGAGCGTCCGGGACGTTTTCGGTTACGCCGACAAGCTCACCTGGAAGCTCGAGCACAGCTACCTCGAAACCTCCAAGCGGGAGGGGGAGCGCGAAGCGCGCCGTGAGTGCTGGGTCGTGCCGCCCCCCGAGTGGCTCCCCGAGCGCGAAGCTTGGCGCGACCTCGCGAGCCTCGTCAAATTGCGTTTAAGCCACACCGTCGGCGACGACACCTTGACCCGAACCCGCTACTTTCTGAGCAGCCTGCCCCTCGAGGCCGAACGCGCCCTTCACGCCACGCGTTCGTGTGCGGAGGGGGGCTGTGGTTGGCACTGGGTTTTGGAGGTGCCTTTTGAGGAGGATCAGCGCCCGGCCCGTCGCCAGAGTGCGCAGGCGAGCTGGCGCGCCCTCCGGCAGCTCGTCGCGGAGCTTTTAAACCGTGATGAAACGCTCGGGGGCGGCGACCTTCGGGCCAAGCGC